Proteins encoded by one window of Kribbella italica:
- a CDS encoding aldehyde dehydrogenase family protein: MTSPYADHLLNHIDGCWRPSSSGETRDNVNPAEVDDVIGSFAESGEPDTTAAIDAAAAAAADWDQLGPIERGTLVAKAGRLIEDRIEQLAAAITREQGKRISEARGEVRRSLAILDFTVGEARRLNGVTTPAEEPRTLAVTFRRPLGVVGLITPWNFPLAIPMWKVAPALIAGCTAVLKPSPLTPWTSALLVQAFTDAGVPAGVLNLVQGDRVPGETLVADERVKGISFTGSLPVGQAINGAGAHRLLRTQLELGGKNALIVLADADLDAAVDAIVHGAFGQSGQRCSATSRIIVDRAVKDELLGRLVPRVAAMRVGPGDQEWADIGPVVNEVRRQACLDGVESARRAGATVAAGGSAATTDSKGWFVEPTVLVDVPWDSEIAQEEVFGPVLSVIDCDGYADAMRISNSVRYGMSGTIFTQNPALMFQALQDFEAGMLHVNRPGVGAYAHLPHMGAKASQLGAPECSPDVWNFYTDLRSACIAY; encoded by the coding sequence ATGACCTCCCCGTACGCCGATCACCTGCTCAACCACATCGACGGCTGCTGGCGACCGAGCAGCTCCGGCGAGACCCGCGACAACGTCAACCCGGCCGAGGTCGACGACGTCATCGGCAGCTTCGCCGAGTCCGGCGAACCGGACACGACAGCCGCGATCGACGCCGCCGCGGCGGCCGCCGCGGACTGGGACCAGCTCGGCCCGATCGAGCGTGGCACACTGGTCGCCAAGGCCGGTCGGCTGATCGAGGACCGGATCGAGCAGTTAGCCGCCGCCATCACCCGCGAGCAGGGCAAGCGGATCAGCGAGGCCCGCGGCGAGGTCCGTCGATCACTCGCGATCCTCGACTTCACCGTCGGTGAGGCCCGCCGGCTGAACGGTGTGACCACCCCGGCCGAGGAGCCACGCACGCTTGCCGTCACCTTCCGGCGGCCGCTCGGTGTGGTCGGGCTGATCACGCCGTGGAACTTCCCGCTCGCGATCCCGATGTGGAAGGTCGCGCCCGCCCTGATCGCCGGGTGCACCGCCGTACTGAAGCCGTCCCCGCTGACGCCGTGGACTTCGGCGCTGCTGGTGCAGGCGTTCACGGACGCCGGCGTACCGGCCGGGGTGCTCAACCTCGTGCAGGGCGATCGCGTCCCGGGCGAGACGCTGGTCGCGGACGAACGGGTGAAGGGGATCTCGTTCACCGGCTCGCTGCCGGTCGGGCAGGCGATCAACGGCGCGGGCGCCCACCGGCTGCTGCGGACCCAGCTCGAGCTCGGCGGCAAGAACGCGCTGATCGTTCTCGCCGACGCCGACCTCGACGCCGCGGTCGACGCGATCGTGCACGGCGCGTTCGGCCAGAGCGGTCAGCGGTGCAGCGCGACGAGCCGCATCATCGTCGACCGGGCGGTGAAGGACGAACTGCTGGGGCGCCTGGTCCCGCGGGTCGCCGCGATGCGGGTCGGGCCGGGCGACCAGGAGTGGGCGGACATCGGTCCGGTCGTGAACGAGGTCCGCAGGCAGGCGTGCCTCGACGGCGTCGAGTCGGCCCGCCGCGCCGGAGCGACGGTGGCGGCCGGCGGCAGCGCGGCAACAACGGACAGCAAGGGATGGTTCGTCGAGCCGACCGTGCTGGTCGACGTACCGTGGGACAGCGAGATCGCGCAGGAAGAGGTGTTCGGACCTGTCCTGTCCGTCATCGACTGCGACGGCTACGCGGACGCGATGCGGATCTCCAACTCGGTGCGGTACGGGATGTCCGGCACGATCTTCACGCAGAACCCGGCGCTGATGTTCCAGGCTCTGCAGGACTTCGAGGCCGGGATGCTGCACGTGAACCGTCCCGGCGTCGGCGCGTACGCCCACCTGCCGCACATGGGCGCCAAGGCGTCCCAGCTCGGAGCGCCGGAGTGCTCCCCCGACGTGTGGAACTTCTACACCGACCTGCGATCGGCCTGCATCGCGTACTGA